A single genomic interval of Sebastes umbrosus isolate fSebUmb1 chromosome 9, fSebUmb1.pri, whole genome shotgun sequence harbors:
- the cenpu gene encoding centromere protein U isoform X1: MGLSVTSAGGCSTTQEPVLWLVGVTRCAKKGRGARELTVPQLEMRQKGSSNDNADSPNLSAIERASFLEGLQQNYGNPLHSTAMEEDLGILEEEGMNGGKAGRKEIPQTTKTTVKQRGAAAKSKQTESDGENEEEEEKKKDKQMNRGKAERKEIPQTTKTIVKQRGAAANSKQTESDGENEEEEEKKKDKQMNGGKAERKAIPQTTKTTVKQGGAAAKRKVTERDGQNEEEEENKKRSRRSAGGTSAAGLVKNQQMKKGKKSKSGSGSGMSSDPEPHGKSDCGTAQQKRKKVLSSEEEGDEDQSWCPSPKKAKLYSLGGTRKSSSDKFESRKSSSGSASAEPEKADTDKQRRKRRGGVGGTQLEVVLDAFLEFCDQYRESVESNVVKQSIDSFSSNVEEQLMEKISSSKELKVLKRENGKVGSLIHKKTQRLLDAKHELMRAERQVWTLQKEKAELKVRLADLRRGQAFLHDIRELNRQYLDYRHKHPKEKETYGAPSLPALLLETKHMQAAEHQRGINNPLKRRLKKNKTRK, from the exons ATGGGACTCAGTGTCACTTCAGCAGGAGGATGCTCAACGACTCAGGAACCAGTCCTTTGGTTGGTAGGTGTCACCAGATG TGCCAAAAAGGGCAGAGGAGCCAGAGAGCTCACGGTGCCACAACTTGAGATGAGACAA AAAGGTTCATCTAATGATAATGCGGATTCTCCCAACCTGTCTGCTATAGAGAGAGCTAGCTTCCTGGAGGGACTGCAGCAGAATTATG GTAACCCTCTGCACAGCACCGCCATGGAGGAAGATTTAGGCATCTTAGAGGAGGAAGGGATGAACGGAGGAAAGGCCGGGAGAAAGGAGATTCCTCAGACGACGAAGACTACTGTTAAACAGCGTGGAGCTGCTGCGAAGAGCAAGCAGACAGAGAGCGATGGAGagaatgaggaggaagaggagaagaaaaaggacAAACAGATGAACAGAGGAAAAGCTGAAAGAAAGGAGATTCCTCAGACGACGAAGACTATTGTTAAACAGCGTGGAGCTGCTGCGAATAGCAAGCAGACAGAGAGCGATGGAGagaatgaggaggaagaggagaagaaaaaggacAAACAGATGAACGGAGGAAAAGCTGAGAGAAAGGCGATTCCTCAGACGACGAAGACTACTGTTAAACAGGGTGGAGCTGCCGCGAAGAGGAAGGTGACAGAGAGGGATGGACagaatgaggaggaagaggagaacaaaaagaggagcaggagaagTGCTGGAGGGACGTCTGCAGCAGG GCTGGTGAAAAATCAGCAGATGAAGAAAGGCAAAAAGAGCAAGAGTGGATCGGGAAGTGGAATGTCCAGTGACCCTGAGCCACAC GGGAAATCTGACTGTGGCACCGCCCAGCAGAAACGCAAGAAAGTCCTGTCctcggaggaggagggggatgaAGACCAGAGCTGG TGCCCAAGTCCAAAGAAGGCCAAATTGTACAGTTTGGGCGGAACCAGAAAGTCTTCGTCTGATAAGTTTGAATCTAGAAAGTCTTCATCAG GCAGTGCATCTGCAGAACCAGAGAAGGCAGACACCGAtaagcagaggaggaagagacgaGGTGGTGTGGGAGGAACACAGTTAGAGGTGGTGCTGGATGCCTTCCTAGAGTTCTGTGACCAGTACAG ggaGTCTGTGGAGTCTAACGTAGTCAAACAGTCCATCGATTCTTTCTCCTCCAATGTGGAAGAACAACTCATGGAAAAG ATCTCTTCCTCCAAGGAGCTCAAAGTTCTGAAAAGGGAAAACGGCAAG GTGGGTTCTTTGATCCATAAAAAGACACAGAGACTATTGGATGCCAAACATGAGCTGATGAG GGCAGAGAGGCAGGTGTGGACGCTGCAGAAGGAGAAAGCTGAACTTAAAGTCCGATTGGCTGATCTGAGACGAGGCCAAGCCTTTCTGCACGACATCAGAGAGCTCAACAGACAATACCTGGACTACCGACACAAACACCccaaagagaaagagacg TATGGGGCGCCCAGCCTGCCTGCTCTGCTATTGGAGACCAAGCATATGCAGGCAGCAGAGCATCAGAGAGGAATCAATAACCCACTCAAAAGAAGACTGAAGAAGAACAAGACTCGGAAataa
- the cenpu gene encoding centromere protein U isoform X2: MCSADGVFIKPTCYFTKLQWLQMSAKKGRGARELTVPQLEMRQKGSSNDNADSPNLSAIERASFLEGLQQNYGNPLHSTAMEEDLGILEEEGMNGGKAGRKEIPQTTKTTVKQRGAAAKSKQTESDGENEEEEEKKKDKQMNRGKAERKEIPQTTKTIVKQRGAAANSKQTESDGENEEEEEKKKDKQMNGGKAERKAIPQTTKTTVKQGGAAAKRKVTERDGQNEEEEENKKRSRRSAGGTSAAGLVKNQQMKKGKKSKSGSGSGMSSDPEPHGKSDCGTAQQKRKKVLSSEEEGDEDQSWCPSPKKAKLYSLGGTRKSSSDKFESRKSSSGSASAEPEKADTDKQRRKRRGGVGGTQLEVVLDAFLEFCDQYRESVESNVVKQSIDSFSSNVEEQLMEKISSSKELKVLKRENGKVGSLIHKKTQRLLDAKHELMRAERQVWTLQKEKAELKVRLADLRRGQAFLHDIRELNRQYLDYRHKHPKEKETYGAPSLPALLLETKHMQAAEHQRGINNPLKRRLKKNKTRK; this comes from the exons ATGTGTTCTGCTGACGGAGTGTTTATAAAACCAACGTGTTACTTCACTAAACTACAGTGGCTCCAAATGAG TGCCAAAAAGGGCAGAGGAGCCAGAGAGCTCACGGTGCCACAACTTGAGATGAGACAA AAAGGTTCATCTAATGATAATGCGGATTCTCCCAACCTGTCTGCTATAGAGAGAGCTAGCTTCCTGGAGGGACTGCAGCAGAATTATG GTAACCCTCTGCACAGCACCGCCATGGAGGAAGATTTAGGCATCTTAGAGGAGGAAGGGATGAACGGAGGAAAGGCCGGGAGAAAGGAGATTCCTCAGACGACGAAGACTACTGTTAAACAGCGTGGAGCTGCTGCGAAGAGCAAGCAGACAGAGAGCGATGGAGagaatgaggaggaagaggagaagaaaaaggacAAACAGATGAACAGAGGAAAAGCTGAAAGAAAGGAGATTCCTCAGACGACGAAGACTATTGTTAAACAGCGTGGAGCTGCTGCGAATAGCAAGCAGACAGAGAGCGATGGAGagaatgaggaggaagaggagaagaaaaaggacAAACAGATGAACGGAGGAAAAGCTGAGAGAAAGGCGATTCCTCAGACGACGAAGACTACTGTTAAACAGGGTGGAGCTGCCGCGAAGAGGAAGGTGACAGAGAGGGATGGACagaatgaggaggaagaggagaacaaaaagaggagcaggagaagTGCTGGAGGGACGTCTGCAGCAGG GCTGGTGAAAAATCAGCAGATGAAGAAAGGCAAAAAGAGCAAGAGTGGATCGGGAAGTGGAATGTCCAGTGACCCTGAGCCACAC GGGAAATCTGACTGTGGCACCGCCCAGCAGAAACGCAAGAAAGTCCTGTCctcggaggaggagggggatgaAGACCAGAGCTGG TGCCCAAGTCCAAAGAAGGCCAAATTGTACAGTTTGGGCGGAACCAGAAAGTCTTCGTCTGATAAGTTTGAATCTAGAAAGTCTTCATCAG GCAGTGCATCTGCAGAACCAGAGAAGGCAGACACCGAtaagcagaggaggaagagacgaGGTGGTGTGGGAGGAACACAGTTAGAGGTGGTGCTGGATGCCTTCCTAGAGTTCTGTGACCAGTACAG ggaGTCTGTGGAGTCTAACGTAGTCAAACAGTCCATCGATTCTTTCTCCTCCAATGTGGAAGAACAACTCATGGAAAAG ATCTCTTCCTCCAAGGAGCTCAAAGTTCTGAAAAGGGAAAACGGCAAG GTGGGTTCTTTGATCCATAAAAAGACACAGAGACTATTGGATGCCAAACATGAGCTGATGAG GGCAGAGAGGCAGGTGTGGACGCTGCAGAAGGAGAAAGCTGAACTTAAAGTCCGATTGGCTGATCTGAGACGAGGCCAAGCCTTTCTGCACGACATCAGAGAGCTCAACAGACAATACCTGGACTACCGACACAAACACCccaaagagaaagagacg TATGGGGCGCCCAGCCTGCCTGCTCTGCTATTGGAGACCAAGCATATGCAGGCAGCAGAGCATCAGAGAGGAATCAATAACCCACTCAAAAGAAGACTGAAGAAGAACAAGACTCGGAAataa
- the cenpu gene encoding centromere protein U isoform X3 has translation MEEDLGILEEEGMNGGKAGRKEIPQTTKTTVKQRGAAAKSKQTESDGENEEEEEKKKDKQMNRGKAERKEIPQTTKTIVKQRGAAANSKQTESDGENEEEEEKKKDKQMNGGKAERKAIPQTTKTTVKQGGAAAKRKVTERDGQNEEEEENKKRSRRSAGGTSAAGLVKNQQMKKGKKSKSGSGSGMSSDPEPHGKSDCGTAQQKRKKVLSSEEEGDEDQSWCPSPKKAKLYSLGGTRKSSSDKFESRKSSSGSASAEPEKADTDKQRRKRRGGVGGTQLEVVLDAFLEFCDQYRESVESNVVKQSIDSFSSNVEEQLMEKISSSKELKVLKRENGKVGSLIHKKTQRLLDAKHELMRAERQVWTLQKEKAELKVRLADLRRGQAFLHDIRELNRQYLDYRHKHPKEKETYGAPSLPALLLETKHMQAAEHQRGINNPLKRRLKKNKTRK, from the exons ATGGAGGAAGATTTAGGCATCTTAGAGGAGGAAGGGATGAACGGAGGAAAGGCCGGGAGAAAGGAGATTCCTCAGACGACGAAGACTACTGTTAAACAGCGTGGAGCTGCTGCGAAGAGCAAGCAGACAGAGAGCGATGGAGagaatgaggaggaagaggagaagaaaaaggacAAACAGATGAACAGAGGAAAAGCTGAAAGAAAGGAGATTCCTCAGACGACGAAGACTATTGTTAAACAGCGTGGAGCTGCTGCGAATAGCAAGCAGACAGAGAGCGATGGAGagaatgaggaggaagaggagaagaaaaaggacAAACAGATGAACGGAGGAAAAGCTGAGAGAAAGGCGATTCCTCAGACGACGAAGACTACTGTTAAACAGGGTGGAGCTGCCGCGAAGAGGAAGGTGACAGAGAGGGATGGACagaatgaggaggaagaggagaacaaaaagaggagcaggagaagTGCTGGAGGGACGTCTGCAGCAGG GCTGGTGAAAAATCAGCAGATGAAGAAAGGCAAAAAGAGCAAGAGTGGATCGGGAAGTGGAATGTCCAGTGACCCTGAGCCACAC GGGAAATCTGACTGTGGCACCGCCCAGCAGAAACGCAAGAAAGTCCTGTCctcggaggaggagggggatgaAGACCAGAGCTGG TGCCCAAGTCCAAAGAAGGCCAAATTGTACAGTTTGGGCGGAACCAGAAAGTCTTCGTCTGATAAGTTTGAATCTAGAAAGTCTTCATCAG GCAGTGCATCTGCAGAACCAGAGAAGGCAGACACCGAtaagcagaggaggaagagacgaGGTGGTGTGGGAGGAACACAGTTAGAGGTGGTGCTGGATGCCTTCCTAGAGTTCTGTGACCAGTACAG ggaGTCTGTGGAGTCTAACGTAGTCAAACAGTCCATCGATTCTTTCTCCTCCAATGTGGAAGAACAACTCATGGAAAAG ATCTCTTCCTCCAAGGAGCTCAAAGTTCTGAAAAGGGAAAACGGCAAG GTGGGTTCTTTGATCCATAAAAAGACACAGAGACTATTGGATGCCAAACATGAGCTGATGAG GGCAGAGAGGCAGGTGTGGACGCTGCAGAAGGAGAAAGCTGAACTTAAAGTCCGATTGGCTGATCTGAGACGAGGCCAAGCCTTTCTGCACGACATCAGAGAGCTCAACAGACAATACCTGGACTACCGACACAAACACCccaaagagaaagagacg TATGGGGCGCCCAGCCTGCCTGCTCTGCTATTGGAGACCAAGCATATGCAGGCAGCAGAGCATCAGAGAGGAATCAATAACCCACTCAAAAGAAGACTGAAGAAGAACAAGACTCGGAAataa